The Phycisphaeraceae bacterium genome segment GCGCGCTCTTCGCGGTCATCTCGCTGGTCATGGGCGGGTTCGACACCGGCTGGACCTTCTACACGCCCTACAGCACCACCACCAAGTTCGGCGGCGTCATTCCCGTGCTGCTGGGCGTCTTCATTCTCGGGTTCTCCTCCATCTTCACGGGGATGAACTTCATTGTCACCATTCACAAGCTGCGCCCGCCGGGCATGGGCTGGTTCCGCATGCCGCTGTTCCTGTGGGGCATCTACGCCACGGCGCTGATCCAAGTGCTGGCGACGCCGGTGCTGGCCATCACGCTGCTGCTGGTGGTGGTCGAGCGGGCCTTCCATATCGGCATCTTCGATCCCACGCTGGGTGGCGACCCGGTCCTGTATCAGCACTTTTTCTGGTTCTACAGCCATCCGGCGGTGTACATCATGATCCTGCCGGGCATGGCGATCATCAGCGAGCTCATCGCCGTTCACAGCCACCGGCACATCTTCGGCTACCGTTTCATCGCGTTCTCGTCGGTGGCCATCGCGGTCTTCGGCTTCCTGGTGTGGGGCCACCACATGTTCACCAGCACGCAGAGCCCGCTGATGAACATGATCTTCTCCGCCATCACGTTCTCGGTGGGCATTCCCTCGGCGGTCAAGGTCTTCAACTGGCTGGCCACGCTGTACAAGGGTTCGATCACCCTCAACACGCCCATGCTCTACGCCCTGGCCTTCCTGGTGTTGTTCACCATCGGCGGGCTGACGGGGCTCCACCTGGGCACGCTGGCCACCGACGTGCATCTGCACGACACCTACTTCGTGGTGGCCCACTTCCACTACGTGATGATGGGCTCGGCTCTGATCGCCATGGTCGGCGGCATGCATCACTGGTGGCCCAAGATGACTGGCCGGATGTACAACGAGTGGGCGGGCCGCATCGGCTGCCTGCTCGTTTTCTGGGGCTTCAACCAGACCTTCTTCACCCAGTTCATGCTGGGCAGCCAGGGCATGCCCCGCCGCTACTTCAACTACGTGCCTGAATACCAGACGTACCACGTCATCTCGACGATCGGCGCGTACATCATGGCGGCGGGCTTCATCTGGACCGCGATGTACCTGCTCCATTCGCTGGCCCGCGGCAAGAAGGCCCCGGCCAACCCGTGGGGCGGTCGGTCGCTGGAGTGGCAGTGCGAGTCGCCCCCGCCGCATCACAACTTTGATGAGCCGCCCGTGGTGGGCGACTGCTACGACTTCTCCGTCATCGAGTGGGATGAGCAGATCGGCGGCTACGTGAACACCGACACCCTGCACGGTCATCGCACCAAGGATGACCTGGCCGCCTGGGATCGCCACAAGCACCCCACTGACCACGGTCCCACCGGTTCTGCCGGGCACGGCGGGGGAGGACACTGAGCGATGAGTCAGCTGAGCGCATCACCCGCCCATCACACCCACGGGCACGATCACCCGGCCCATCTGGCCCACCACTTCGCCTCCCTGGGGCAGCAGTTCTCCAGCGGCAAGCTGGGCATGTGGCTCTTCCTCGCCACCGAAGTGCTCTTCTTCGGCGGTCTGTTCGTGTTCTACACCGTGTGGCGGGCCAACCACCCTGAAATCTTCGTGCAGGGCTCGACGCGACTGGACTGGAAGCTCGGCGCCATCAACACGGTCATCCTGATCATCTCCAGCATGACCATGGCCATCGGCGTCACCGCCGCCCAGCAGGGCAAGCGCAATCTTCTTCTGGTGCTGCTGGCCTGCACCTTCCTCGGCGGGCTGGGGTTCATGGGCATCAAGTACGTCGAATACAGCCACAAGATCCACGACGGACTGGTGTGGGGGGCGGCGTTCAACCCCAAGCTGGAGCACGGCGTGGTCCATCATGACAACGCCGCCAACCCCGGCATGGATGCCGGCGCGGTAGTCACCCCTCCCGCGCGGGGCACGGGGGCGAGCAGTCCCTACGGCGCCTGGAATCCCTACGGAAGCGCCACGATTGAGGTGCCGCGCTCCCAGGTGCAGCCGCCCGCATCGGGGGCCGCTGGCCTCAAGCCGCCTCCGCCGCCGACCAAGACGAAGGAAGAACTGACCCAGGACGTCCGCACGTACTTCTCGATTTACTTCTGCCTCACCGGGCTGCACGGCATCCACGTGGTGATCGGCATGGGCATCATGGTCTGGCTCTTCTTCAAGGCATGGAAGGGCCAGTTTGGTCCGGATTACTTCACTCCGGTCGATCTGGGGGGGCTCTACTGGCACCTCGTGGACCTGATCTGGATCTTCCTGTTCCCGCTGCTGTATCTGATCTAGGAAGGCGCCAGGCATCGGGCGCCGAGCAATCGGAACTCTCGGACTTCCCCCCCCACACAGTCCCCAGTCCTCAGCACTCACATGGCACACGCAGAACATTCCGGTGAACATCATCACGGCGTCGGGCACATCGTGCCGGTCCGCATCACGCTGGCGGTGGGCATGGCCCTGTTGGTGCTGACGGTCGTCACCGTTCTCACGGCCAAGTTCGTGGATCTTGGCCCCGGCAACATCTGGCTGGCGCTGGCCATCGCCTTCACCAAGGCCTCGCTGGTGTGTCTGTACTTCATGCACCTGCGCTGGGACAGCCCGTTCAACACGCTGGTGCTGATCACCTCGTTCTTCGGCGTGCTGCTGTTCATCGGGTTCGCACTGACGGATACCTCGGAGTATCAGGGGGAGATCAAGACGTTTCAGACGTCGGAGTTCGCCACCCCGCCGCCAGCGCCGCCCGCCCAGTGACCGAATCACGCCCCAACCCCGCTCCGTCCCTGCCGGACGCCGGGCTCGACCGCGATCCGTTTCGCGGCATGAAGACCGGTACGCTGGGCATGACGATCTTCCTGATCTCGCTCGCCGCCCTCTTCGGGGCGACGATGATCGGCTGGCTCATCATGGCCATCGTGCTGCGCAACCGCACCACGTTCATCGATGATGCCGGTCACGAGGTCGTGCTGCCGCCCATGCCTGATCTGCCGGGGCTGCCGTGGCTGCTGTGGGTTTCCACGCTCGTGATTCTCGTGTCCAGCGGAACGATCCAGTGGGCGAAGAACAGCGCCCGGCGGGATCATCAGCCGGGCGTGCGGTGGGGGGCGAATCTCACGCTGATGCTGGGATTCGTCTTCCTCGCGCTGCAGACGGTGTGCTGGTTTCAGTGGGTGGACCGCGCCTGGGGCGCGATGGACGCGAGCCACGACGCCTATCGCTTCGCGGCGACCGGGTTCCTGGTGCTGTCAGGTCTGCACGCCGCCCACGTGGTGGGCGGGCTTGTGCCGCTGATCATCGTCGCGGTGCGGGCCAGGGCGGGCCGCTACGGCCCGGCCAACCACGCCGGGCTGGATCACGTGGCGCTGTACTGGCACTTCCTGGACGTGATCTGGGTCATCATGTTCCTGGGGCTGGTGGTGGCAGGGTGATCGGACTGCTATTTCAGCGCCTCCTCCAGCGCCAGCACCGCGTAGGTGGTGACGAGCGACGGGTCGCTTTCCATCCAGCGGTCGGCGTCGTTGACCCACGAGCCGTCCGCCGCCTGGCGGGCGAGCAGAGCGTCGATCAGTTCGGCGCGCCAGTCGTGCTCGACCCCGTCCGTATCGCTGAGCCGGTCCAGATCCGAGGCGCGCAGAGCCCGGGCCAAGGTGTGGTAGTAGTAGAACAGGCCCTGCTTGCCCACGCCGGGGTTCTGCTCGAACGTCCAGTGGGCACGCAGCCAATCGAGCGCCGCCTTCACGCGCGGATCGTCCTTCGACAGCCCCGCGTAGAGCATGCTCTTGAAGCCGGCATAGGTCATTGAGCCGTAGGAGCGGAGCGAGCGCGGCTCGCCGGCGGGGATGTTCTCGCCCCGACGCCCCTCGCCCGCGGTTTCGCTGGCGAATGACTCACCCCCGTTGGCCGCGGTGTAGACGAAGCCGCCGTCGTCGCCCGCCCAGGGCGCGTTGTTGACCTGTTTGAGGTTCTGCGTGCGGGCGAGGAAGACAAGGGCCCGCTGCATGGCCGGGTCATCGGGCGACACGCCCGCGTCGTAGAGGGCGTCGAGCATCATCTGGGTGTTGGACAGGTCGGGGCGGCCGTTGTTGCCGTAGCCCGCGCCGCCGAACCAGTCCTGCCGGGGGGAGAGCCCCTCGGTCTGATCCCACTGGGTCTCCTTGAGCCATCGCGTCGCCAGGACCATCTGATCGCGCAGGGAGCGGTCGTCGATCGCCGCCAACGCGCTGGTGACCGCGCTGGTGACGTAGTTGGACATGATGGTCTGATCGAACGATCCGTCGGCATTCTGGGCAGTGCGGACATACTCGAGGGCGCGGGTGAGGCGCTCGTCGCCCATCACGTCCGCCCCGGCCTGCGCAAAGGCCTTGAGCGCCATCGCGGTAACGGCGACGCTGACCGGCGACTTCCGAACCTCGTCCGTCGGCGCGACTTGGGCGTCCACCATCCACCCGCCCGAGGCATGCTGCCTGGCGCGCAGAAAGTCGAGCCCGCGGCGGATCGCCTCGTGAGCCCTGGCCCAGCGCTCAGCGTCGAGCGGCACCTCCGCCGCACTGGCCGCCAGGCGATGCGCGGGCGGCGGAGGGGACGCCAGGGCGCCTGGGTCCGGCAGCGCGGGCGGGTCGGATTCCGTGATGCGGTCGGGCTTGATGCGCGGGTCGAGCGGTTTATCGGCGGGGCGCAGCAGGTCGCCCGTGCGGCGCAGCGCCGGCGCGCCGGAATCCTGCGCCGGTGTCGCGGCGCCCAGCGCGAGTGATAGCAGACCGATGAGTGGCGGAACGAGTCGACCGTGGTTCATCATCGCGTTGCTCCAGGAGGCGCCGGGCGTCCGAGGATTGTACGACCGGCGTCGACGCCGGTTCCGCATGGATTGATTGGTGAACGTGGTCCGTGCGATCGAAGGGCGGGGCGAACTCCTCCGGGCCCCTTGGCGACCTTCGCATCTGTCGGACCCGGATGCGGCCGCACGGCGGGCGGAGCGCACTTGACCCAGTTCTGATTTAGACTTAGTCTAGGGATGAAATGGACGTCCTTGATCTTCTTCGCCGGCATGGGATTCAGCCGACGCCGCAGCGCCTGGCCGTCGCGGAGCAGGTATTGTCCGCCAAGACGCATCCCACGGCCGACATCGTGTGGGAGCAGGTGCGTCGGCGGTGTCCGACCGTGTCGAGGGCGACGGTGTACAACACGCTCAACCTGATGGTGAAGAAAGGGTTGATCCGCACGCAGGTGCTCAGGGAAGGCATCGTGGTGTTCGATCCGCACGTGGACGCCCACCATCACTTCGTCGATACGAAGACCGGACGCATCTATGACATTCCCTGGGACGCGATTCGGGTGACAGGACACGCGGACCTCAAGGGATTCGAGGTGCGTGAGTACCAGGTCATTCTGCGCGGCAGACGGAACGCGAAGTAGAGAAGCCGCTCCGATCGGGCGGCGGCTCGTCACCATTTTGGAATACGTCTCGAACAGGACTTGATCAAACCTGACTCGCTGAACGCTGACCAAGGAGCCATCATGCACGCGGAAGCCAAGTGTCCGTTTCATTCCGCCCCGCACGCCGGAGTCACCCGTCACGACTGGTGGCCGAACCAGTTGAACCTGGGGATGCTCCATCAGCACTCGGAGAAGTCCGATCCCATGGGCAGGGATTTTGACTACGCGCGCGAGTTCGAGTCGTTGGACCTGGCGGCCGTGAAGAAGGATCTCGCGGCCCTGATGACCGACTCACAGCCCTGGTGGCCCGCCGACTTCGGTCATTACGGCCCGCTCTTCATCCGCATGGCGTGGCACAGTGCGGGCACCTATCGCACCGGAGACGGTCGCGGCGGCGGAGGCACCGGCGCGCAGCGCTTCGCGCCGCTCAACAGCTGGCCCGACAACGTCAATCTCGACAAGGCCCGTCGACTCCTCTGGCCCATCAAGCAGAAGTATGGTCGCAGGATCTCCTGGGCCGACCTGATGATCCTCGCGGGAAACGTGGCATTGGAGACGATGGGATTCAAGACGTTCGGCTTCGGGGGCGGACGCGTGGACGTGTGGGAGCCGCTGGAGGACATCTACTGGGGCAGGGAGAAAACCTGGCTGGGCGACGAACGCTACAGCGGCGATCGCCAACTGGAGAACCCCCTTGCGGCGGTTCAGATGGGCCTGATCTATGTCAATCCAGAAGGGCCCAACGGGAACCCGGATCCGATCGCCGCGGCGCGGGACATCCGCGAAACCTTCTCGCGCATGGCGATGAATGACGAGGAGACCGTCGCGCTGATTGCCGGAGGGCACACCTTCGGCAAGTGCCACGGTGCGGGCGACGCGAAGCTGCTCGGCCCGGAGCCGGAGGCCGCGGGACTGGAGGAGCAGGGGCTGGGATGGAAGAGCGCCTTCCGGTCCGGGAAAGGCGCCGACACCATCACCAGCGGCCTTGAAGTTACGTGGACGCGCACGCCCGCCAGGTGGAGCCACGACTACTTCAAGCATCTCTTCGAATATGAGTGGGAACTGACCCGGAGCCCCGCCGGCGCGCACCAGTGGCGTCCGAAGAACAACGCCGGGGCCGGCACGGTCCCCGACGCGCACGACGCGACCAGGCGTCACACGCCGACGATGCTCACCACCGACCTGTCGCTGCGGTTTG includes the following:
- a CDS encoding cytochrome c oxidase subunit I, coding for MTTIHPSIPHPVGGHAEGENYLNCSRGILSWALTLDHKRIGVMYLVAVLASFFVGGVAALIVRTELLTPGPGFLTADQYNHWFTLHGAIMVFLVIIPSVPAALGNFVLPIMLGAKDVAFPRLNLMSFYLWVAGALFAVISLVMGGFDTGWTFYTPYSTTTKFGGVIPVLLGVFILGFSSIFTGMNFIVTIHKLRPPGMGWFRMPLFLWGIYATALIQVLATPVLAITLLLVVVERAFHIGIFDPTLGGDPVLYQHFFWFYSHPAVYIMILPGMAIISELIAVHSHRHIFGYRFIAFSSVAIAVFGFLVWGHHMFTSTQSPLMNMIFSAITFSVGIPSAVKVFNWLATLYKGSITLNTPMLYALAFLVLFTIGGLTGLHLGTLATDVHLHDTYFVVAHFHYVMMGSALIAMVGGMHHWWPKMTGRMYNEWAGRIGCLLVFWGFNQTFFTQFMLGSQGMPRRYFNYVPEYQTYHVISTIGAYIMAAGFIWTAMYLLHSLARGKKAPANPWGGRSLEWQCESPPPHHNFDEPPVVGDCYDFSVIEWDEQIGGYVNTDTLHGHRTKDDLAAWDRHKHPTDHGPTGSAGHGGGGH
- a CDS encoding cytochrome c oxidase subunit 3, which produces MGIKYVEYSHKIHDGLVWGAAFNPKLEHGVVHHDNAANPGMDAGAVVTPPARGTGASSPYGAWNPYGSATIEVPRSQVQPPASGAAGLKPPPPPTKTKEELTQDVRTYFSIYFCLTGLHGIHVVIGMGIMVWLFFKAWKGQFGPDYFTPVDLGGLYWHLVDLIWIFLFPLLYLI
- a CDS encoding cytochrome C oxidase subunit IV family protein, which produces MAHAEHSGEHHHGVGHIVPVRITLAVGMALLVLTVVTVLTAKFVDLGPGNIWLALAIAFTKASLVCLYFMHLRWDSPFNTLVLITSFFGVLLFIGFALTDTSEYQGEIKTFQTSEFATPPPAPPAQ
- a CDS encoding heme-copper oxidase subunit III — protein: MTESRPNPAPSLPDAGLDRDPFRGMKTGTLGMTIFLISLAALFGATMIGWLIMAIVLRNRTTFIDDAGHEVVLPPMPDLPGLPWLLWVSTLVILVSSGTIQWAKNSARRDHQPGVRWGANLTLMLGFVFLALQTVCWFQWVDRAWGAMDASHDAYRFAATGFLVLSGLHAAHVVGGLVPLIIVAVRARAGRYGPANHAGLDHVALYWHFLDVIWVIMFLGLVVAG
- a CDS encoding transcriptional repressor, producing MDVLDLLRRHGIQPTPQRLAVAEQVLSAKTHPTADIVWEQVRRRCPTVSRATVYNTLNLMVKKGLIRTQVLREGIVVFDPHVDAHHHFVDTKTGRIYDIPWDAIRVTGHADLKGFEVREYQVILRGRRNAK
- the katG gene encoding catalase/peroxidase HPI, with translation MHAEAKCPFHSAPHAGVTRHDWWPNQLNLGMLHQHSEKSDPMGRDFDYAREFESLDLAAVKKDLAALMTDSQPWWPADFGHYGPLFIRMAWHSAGTYRTGDGRGGGGTGAQRFAPLNSWPDNVNLDKARRLLWPIKQKYGRRISWADLMILAGNVALETMGFKTFGFGGGRVDVWEPLEDIYWGREKTWLGDERYSGDRQLENPLAAVQMGLIYVNPEGPNGNPDPIAAARDIRETFSRMAMNDEETVALIAGGHTFGKCHGAGDAKLLGPEPEAAGLEEQGLGWKSAFRSGKGADTITSGLEVTWTRTPARWSHDYFKHLFEYEWELTRSPAGAHQWRPKNNAGAGTVPDAHDATRRHTPTMLTTDLSLRFDPVYEKISRRFLEHPEQFADAFARAWFKLTHRDMGPKVRYLGPEVPTEDLIWQDPIPPVDHPLVDAADIAALKEKILASGLSVGELAATAWASASTYRGSDHRGGANGARIRLEPQRSWDVNQPMRLSKVLGVYESIQRDFNASARGGKKVSLADLIVLGGCAGVERAAAAAGVPVTVPFTPGRMDATAQQTDAASFAALEPCADGFRNYQKTRMSVPAEAMLVDRAQLLTLTAPEMTVLVGGLRVLGANHGDSPHGVFTSRPGVLTTDFFVNLLDMRTAWKPVGPEADLFEGSDRATGERRWTATRVDLVFGANSQLRAIAEVYACADAREKFVRDFVATWTKVMNLDRFDLNGRA